The Penicillium oxalicum strain HP7-1 chromosome IV, whole genome shotgun sequence genome contains a region encoding:
- a CDS encoding putative E3 ubiquitin-protein ligase hulA yields the protein MASNLPAQPNIRLTIIAADGLYRRDVFRFPDPFAVATVGGEQTHTTSVIKKTLNPYWNEAFDLRVNEDSILAIQIFDQKKFKKKDQGFLGVINVRIGDVIDLQMGGDEMLTRDLKKSNDNLVVHGKLIINLSTNLAAASQPTGPQRQQAQSSTSSGLVPQVVASPTPQAANSAAASSASLNNRASTSHPPPGAPNGSAPPGANVPSRANLSSFEDSQGRLPAGWERREDNLGRTYYVDHNTRTTTWSRPSANYNEHTQRSQREANMQLERRAHQSRMLPEDRTGANSPNLTDSQQPTTPPSGSAAGPSTAAAATAGGAGSHANAVSMMATGVTTAGTGELPPGWEQRHTPEGRAYFVDHNTRTTTWVDPRRQQYIRTYGQNQNQGGNNATFQQQPVSQLGPLPSGWEMRLTHTARVYFVDHNTKTTTWDDPRLPSSLDQGVPQYKRDFRRKLIYFRSQPALRIMSGQCHVKVRRNNIFEDSYSEIMRQSASDLKKRLMIKFDGEDGLDYGGLSREFFFLLSHEMFNPFYCLFEYSAHDNYTLQINPHSGVNPEHLNYFKFIGRVVGLAIFHRRFLDSFFIGAFYKMMLRKKVSLQDMEGVDEDLHRNLAWTLDNDIEGIIELTFSVDDEKFGERTTVDLIPGGRDIPVTNENKAQYIELVTEWKIMKRVEEQFNAFMVGFNELIPADLVNVFDERELELLIGGIADIDVDDWKKHTDYRGYQEQDEVIQNFWKVVRTWDAEQKSRLLQFTTGTSRIPVNGFKDLQGSDGPRRFTIEKSGDPAALPKSHTCFNRLDLPPYKTYEALEHKMSIAVEETLGFGQE from the exons ATGGCTTCTAATCTGCCTGC TCAGCCAAATATCCGTCTCACGA TCATCGCAGCAGACGGACTCTACCGACGTGATGTTTTCC GTTTCCCGGACCCCTTCGCTGTGGCCACCGTGGGCGGCGAACAAACCCATACCACCTCTGTGATTAAGAAAACCCTGAACCCATACTGGAACGAGGCATTTGACTT gcGTGTCAACGAAGACAGCATCCTCGCGATTCAAATTTTCGATCAAAAGAagttcaagaagaaggatcaAGGGTTCCTTGGCGTGATTAACGTGCGAATCGGAGATGTGATCGATCTTCAGATGGGAGGGGATG AGATGCTCACCAGGGACCTCAAAAAATCCAACGACAATCTTGTCGTGCACGGAAAGCTCATCATCAACTTGTCGACCAACCTCGCCGCCGCATCTCAACCAACCGGCCCCCAGCGTCAGCAAGCGCAGTCTTCTACATCCAGCGGTCTCGTACCCCAAGTTGTGGCTTCGCCGACACCACAAGCTGCCAATTCGGCCGCCGCCTCGAGCGCGTCACTCAACAATCGTGCTTCAACGAGTCACCCTCCGCCAGGAGCTCCGAATGGGTCCGCCCCACCCGGCGCCAACGTGCCGTCCCGCGCCAATTTGAGCTCCTTTGAGGACAGCCAAGGTCGACTTCCTGCTGGCTGGGAACGTCGAGAGGACAACCTGGGTCGAACCTACTATGTGGACCACAATACCCGCACCACGACATGGTCGAGACCATCGGCAAACTACAATGAGCACACCCAGCGTAGCCAGCGGGAGGCGAACATGCAGCTCGAGCGCCGCGCCCACCAAAGCCGAATGCTTCCCGAAGATCGTACCGGTGCCAACTCCCCGAATTTGACCGACAGTCAGCAGCCCACTACACCTCCATCGGGATCGGCTGCTGGGCCCTCCACTGCTGCCGCAGCGACTGCCGGTGGTGCTGGCTCACATGCCAATGCTGTTTCTATGATGGCAACCGGAGTGACCACGGCCGGCACGGGAGAACTTCCTCCTGGATGGGAACAAAGGCATACGCCAGAAGGCCGGGCTTACTTTGTAGATCACAACACACGCACAACCACATGGGTTGATCCTCGCCGACAGCAGTACATTCGAACCTACGGGCAGAATCAGAACCAGGGGGGCAATAACGCAACCTTCCAGCAACAACCTGTCTCCCAATTGGGCCCTCTGCCCAGTGGGTGGGAAATGCGTCTCACGCATACTGCGCGTGTGTACTTCGTCGATCATAATACCAAGACCACCACATGGGACGACCCTCGCCTGCCTTCCTCATTGGACCAGGGCGTGCCACAATACAAGCGTGACTTCCGTCGCAAGCTGATCTATTTCCGATCTCAGCCTGCACTTCGCATCATGTCTGGCCAATGCCACGTCAAGGTGCGCCGCAACAATATTTTCGAAGATTCCTACTCGGAAATTATGCGCCAGAGTGCGTCCGATCTTAAGAAGCGTTTGATGATCAAGTTTGACGGTGAAGATGGTCTCGATTATGGCGGTCTCTCTCG TgaattcttcttcctcctctcaCATGAAATGTTCAACCCTTTCTATTGTCTATTCGAATACTCTGCACACGACAACTACACCTTGCAAATCAACCCTCATTCCGGCGTCAACCCCGAGCACCTCAATTACTTCAAGTTCATTGGACGTGTGGTCGGTCTTGCCATCTTCCACCGTCGCTTCCTGGACTCGTTCTTCATTGGTGCATTCTACAAGATGATGCTGCGAAAGAAGGTCTCCCTGCAGGATATGGAAGGTGTCGATGAGGACTTGCACCGAAATCTGGCTTGGACTTT GGATAATGACATTGAAGGAATCATCGAACTCACCTTTTccgtggatgatgagaagtTCGGCGAGCGAACCACTGTTGATTTGATCCCTGGTGGTCGGGACATCCCCGTCACCAATGAGAACAAGGCGCAGTATATTGAGTTGGTGACGGAGTGGAAGATTATGAAGCGAGTTGAGGAGCAGTTCAACGCTTTTATGGTCGGTTTCAATGAATTGATCCCTGCCGACCTCGTCAACGTCTTTGACGAGCGAGAACTCGAGCTGCTCATTGGTGGTATCGCCGACATCGATGTCGATGATTGGAAGAAGCACACCGATTACCGCGGTTACCAGGAGCAGGACGAAGTGATCCAGAACTTCTGGAAGGTTGTGCGCACTTGGGATGCGGAACAAAAGTCACGTCTCCTGCAATTCACAACCGGTACTTCGCGTATCCCGGTCAACGGGTTCAAGGATCTGCAGGGCTCGGATGGCCCTCGACGATTCACTATTGAAAAGTCGGGCGATCCTGCTGCTCTGCCCAAATCACACACGTGCTTCAACCGTCTCGATCTGCCTCCCTATAAGACCTATGAGGCACTGGAGCACAAGATGTCTATCGCTGTGGAGGAGACGCTCGGATTTGGACAGGAATAA